The Streptomyces sp. SS1-1 genome has a segment encoding these proteins:
- a CDS encoding MFS transporter, whose protein sequence is MRRPLSPLSRLRVAITVFFALDGFLFAGWVVRIPAIKQQTGASASALGLALLGVSAGAVITMVVTGRLCRRYGSHQVTVVCAVLLSLSVALPPLTHSALALGLVLLLFGAAYGGINVAFNSAAVDLVTALRRPVMPSFHAAFSLGGMAGALLGGLVAGALSPTRHLAGLTLVGLAVTAVAGRTLLRHDPPAGAAPDRPSATPGRRDPRTRRLVIVFGLIAGCTAYGEGAMADWGALHLEEDLGAAPGVAALGYSCFALSMTVGRLTGTTLLERLGHGRTVVAGGATAAAGMLLGSLAPSLWAALLGFAVTGLGLANLFPVAVERAGTVAGPGGVALASTFGYSGMLLGPPAIGFMADWFSLPVALTSVALLAAVATLIGAGTRRAVPDRPGTV, encoded by the coding sequence CCTCGACGGCTTCCTCTTCGCCGGCTGGGTCGTCCGTATCCCCGCCATCAAGCAGCAGACCGGCGCCTCCGCCAGCGCGCTCGGCCTCGCCCTCCTCGGCGTCTCGGCCGGGGCCGTGATCACCATGGTCGTCACCGGGCGCCTGTGCCGCCGCTACGGCAGCCACCAGGTCACCGTCGTCTGCGCCGTCCTGCTCAGCCTCAGCGTCGCCCTGCCCCCGCTGACCCACTCGGCCCTCGCCCTCGGCCTCGTGCTCCTGCTGTTCGGCGCCGCGTACGGCGGCATCAACGTGGCCTTCAACAGCGCCGCCGTCGACCTCGTGACCGCGCTGCGCCGGCCCGTCATGCCCAGCTTCCACGCGGCGTTCAGCCTCGGCGGCATGGCCGGCGCCCTGCTCGGCGGGCTGGTCGCCGGGGCCCTCTCCCCCACGCGGCACCTGGCGGGCCTCACCCTCGTCGGACTGGCGGTGACCGCCGTGGCGGGCCGCACCCTGCTGCGGCACGACCCGCCGGCCGGCGCGGCACCCGACCGGCCGAGCGCCACCCCCGGCCGCCGGGACCCCCGCACCCGTCGGCTGGTGATCGTCTTCGGCCTGATCGCCGGCTGCACGGCCTACGGCGAAGGGGCCATGGCCGACTGGGGCGCGCTGCACCTGGAGGAGGACCTGGGGGCCGCACCCGGTGTCGCCGCGCTCGGCTACTCCTGCTTCGCGCTGTCGATGACCGTCGGCCGGCTCACCGGTACGACCCTGCTGGAGCGGCTCGGTCACGGCCGGACGGTCGTGGCGGGCGGCGCCACCGCGGCGGCCGGGATGCTGCTCGGCTCCCTGGCCCCGTCCCTGTGGGCGGCCCTGCTGGGCTTCGCGGTCACCGGGCTCGGCCTGGCCAACCTGTTCCCGGTGGCCGTCGAGCGCGCCGGTACGGTCGCCGGGCCGGGCGGTGTGGCCCTGGCCTCCACGTTCGGCTACAGCGGCATGCTCCTCGGGCCCCCGGCCATCGGCTTCATGGCGGACTGGTTCTCCCTGCCCGTCGCCCTCACCAGCGTCGCCCTGCTGGCGGCGGTCGCCACGCTCATCGGGGCCGGGACGCGGCGCGCGGTGCCGGACCGGCCGGGCACGGTGTGA
- a CDS encoding DUF6332 family protein, whose translation MSDHGGRRGQAERDAITVEIGYALCSAAFLAAVVCGAVVGPVFVFDVPDGVRRAVLAVGAAIAVVLFVARVVSVLMRFRPGAQPSQPGRTRPDS comes from the coding sequence ATGAGCGACCACGGGGGACGGCGCGGGCAGGCCGAGCGGGACGCGATCACGGTCGAGATCGGCTACGCGCTGTGCAGCGCGGCGTTCCTGGCGGCCGTGGTGTGCGGCGCCGTCGTCGGACCGGTGTTCGTGTTCGACGTGCCGGACGGTGTGCGCCGTGCCGTCCTGGCCGTGGGAGCCGCCATCGCCGTGGTGCTGTTCGTCGCCCGGGTCGTGAGCGTGCTGATGCGTTTCCGGCCCGGAGCTCAGCCCAGCCAGCCCGGCCGCACCAGGCCGGACTCGTAG
- a CDS encoding response regulator transcription factor, with protein sequence MIRVLLADDQSLVRAGFRALLDAQPDIEVAGEAADGEEAVPAVRELRPDVVLMDIRMPVLDGLAATRRITGDSALEDVKVVMLTTFELDEYVFEAIRSGASGFLVKDTEPDELLRAVRAVVDGDALLSPGVTRRLIAEFAARSKEPAAADALARLTEREREVMALVGIGLSNEEIARRLVVSPLTAKTHVSRTMVKLGARDRAQLVVLAYESGLVRPGWLG encoded by the coding sequence GTGATCCGCGTACTGCTCGCCGACGACCAGTCGCTCGTGCGGGCCGGTTTCCGGGCCCTGCTCGACGCGCAGCCCGACATCGAGGTGGCCGGGGAGGCCGCGGACGGCGAGGAGGCGGTGCCCGCGGTACGCGAACTGCGGCCGGACGTGGTCCTCATGGACATCCGGATGCCCGTGCTCGACGGGCTCGCCGCGACCCGCCGGATCACCGGCGACAGCGCGCTGGAGGACGTGAAAGTGGTCATGCTCACCACCTTCGAGCTCGACGAGTACGTCTTCGAGGCGATCCGCTCGGGCGCCTCGGGGTTCCTGGTGAAGGACACCGAACCGGACGAACTGCTGCGCGCGGTCCGGGCGGTGGTCGACGGGGACGCGCTGCTCTCGCCGGGCGTGACCCGGCGGCTGATCGCCGAGTTCGCCGCCCGCTCCAAGGAGCCCGCGGCCGCCGACGCCCTGGCCCGGCTGACCGAACGGGAACGCGAGGTCATGGCGCTGGTCGGCATCGGCCTGTCCAACGAGGAGATCGCCCGCCGCCTGGTGGTCAGCCCGCTCACCGCGAAGACCCACGTCAGCCGCACGATGGTGAAGCTGGGCGCCCGAGACCGGGCCCAACTGGTGGTGCTGGCCTACGAGTCCGGCCTGGTGCGGCCGGGCTGGCTGGGCTGA
- a CDS encoding sensor histidine kinase — MDEQQAHRPGGPPAWWRHGPPWWNRWDDDAERAPRWPWRSTALVTVVVLAGSSFAARGQHDGRQDLDPFARALLFVASALLLWRKRYPVPVVFGTSAAALLYLAAGYPYGPVFLTVAVACFNAVVAGHRRAAWTAVGSLWAGHVLVGHWLYRWLPPTGDGPAPWGQEAVVAAWVAAIVAVSELARARREQWARERAERAQAARRRADEERLRIARELHDVLAHSISVINVQAGVGLALLDTDPEQARTALTTIKAQSKEALGEVRQVLDTLRAPGAAPRAPAPGLARLPELVAQAAGAGLTVAVQGEPPPLPPGTDLAAFRIVQEALTNVVRHSGSRHARVRFEQPDGTTLRLCVDDDGPATGADAGGSGNGLAGMRERAAALGGTIEAGPRGDGGFRVLAVLPLTASKRAKNTTPQEEDR, encoded by the coding sequence ATGGACGAGCAGCAGGCGCACCGGCCCGGCGGTCCACCGGCGTGGTGGCGGCACGGGCCGCCGTGGTGGAACCGCTGGGACGACGACGCCGAGCGCGCTCCCCGGTGGCCCTGGCGCTCCACCGCGCTGGTCACCGTCGTCGTGCTGGCCGGGTCCTCGTTCGCCGCCCGCGGGCAGCACGACGGGCGTCAGGACCTCGACCCGTTCGCGCGGGCACTGCTGTTCGTGGCGTCGGCCCTGCTGCTGTGGCGCAAGCGGTACCCGGTGCCGGTCGTCTTCGGCACCTCGGCGGCCGCCCTGCTCTACCTGGCCGCCGGCTATCCCTACGGCCCGGTCTTCCTGACGGTCGCCGTCGCCTGCTTCAACGCCGTCGTCGCCGGGCACCGGCGGGCCGCCTGGACGGCCGTCGGGTCCCTGTGGGCGGGGCATGTCCTCGTCGGCCACTGGCTGTACCGCTGGCTGCCGCCCACCGGGGACGGGCCCGCCCCCTGGGGGCAGGAGGCGGTCGTCGCCGCCTGGGTCGCCGCCATCGTGGCGGTGTCGGAACTGGCGCGGGCCCGCCGGGAGCAGTGGGCGAGGGAACGGGCCGAACGGGCCCAGGCGGCGCGGCGGCGCGCCGACGAGGAGCGGCTGCGGATCGCCCGCGAACTGCACGACGTCCTCGCCCACAGCATCTCGGTGATCAACGTCCAGGCGGGGGTCGGCCTCGCCCTCCTGGACACCGACCCCGAGCAGGCGCGCACCGCGCTCACCACCATCAAGGCACAGAGCAAGGAGGCGCTCGGCGAGGTCCGCCAGGTCCTCGACACCCTCCGCGCGCCCGGCGCCGCCCCACGCGCCCCCGCCCCCGGCCTCGCCCGGCTGCCCGAACTCGTGGCCCAGGCGGCCGGAGCCGGGCTCACCGTCGCGGTCCAGGGCGAGCCGCCCCCGCTCCCGCCGGGCACGGACCTCGCGGCCTTCCGGATCGTCCAGGAGGCCCTCACCAACGTCGTACGCCACTCCGGATCGCGGCACGCGCGCGTGCGGTTCGAGCAGCCGGACGGGACGACGCTGCGGCTGTGCGTCGACGACGACGGGCCCGCGACCGGCGCCGACGCGGGCGGCAGCGGCAACGGGCTGGCCGGCATGCGGGAACGTGCCGCCGCGCTCGGTGGCACCATCGAGGCGGGCCCGCGCGGCGACGGCGGCTTCCGGGTCCTCGCCGTCCTGCCGCTCACGGCGTCGAAGCGCGCGAAGAACACGACCCCTCAGGAGGAGGACCGGTGA
- a CDS encoding TetR/AcrR family transcriptional regulator gives MSSSTPQGARARARMEVTAAIKEEARRQLAEEGASRLSLRAVARSLGMVSSALYRYFPSRDDLLTALIIDAYDSLGASAEAANERIADAPPLERWTAVAEAVRTWALEHPHEYALIYGSPVPGYTAPLTTVPAASRVGLLFVGIVRDAHQRGVLADAPALPDDLTAEAGRMAADLAPDLPPATVVALIAAWAELFGLVGFELFGQFNRVVEDRPPFFRRAAARIAHEVGLR, from the coding sequence ATGAGCAGCAGCACCCCCCAGGGCGCCCGGGCCCGCGCACGCATGGAAGTGACCGCCGCGATCAAGGAGGAGGCCCGCAGACAGCTCGCGGAGGAGGGCGCGTCCCGGCTCTCGCTGCGCGCCGTCGCCCGGTCCCTCGGCATGGTCTCCTCCGCGCTCTACCGCTATTTCCCCAGCCGCGACGACCTGCTGACCGCCCTCATCATCGACGCCTACGACTCCCTCGGCGCGTCCGCCGAGGCGGCGAACGAGAGGATCGCGGACGCCCCGCCGCTGGAGCGGTGGACGGCGGTCGCGGAGGCCGTCCGTACCTGGGCGCTGGAGCACCCGCACGAGTACGCGCTGATCTACGGGTCGCCGGTGCCCGGCTACACCGCTCCCCTGACGACGGTCCCGGCCGCCTCCCGCGTGGGCCTGCTGTTCGTCGGCATCGTGCGCGACGCCCATCAGCGGGGCGTCCTCGCCGACGCGCCCGCACTGCCGGACGACCTGACCGCCGAGGCCGGGCGCATGGCGGCCGACCTCGCCCCCGACCTGCCCCCGGCGACGGTCGTGGCCCTCATCGCCGCCTGGGCGGAACTCTTCGGGCTGGTCGGCTTCGAGCTCTTCGGCCAGTTCAACCGGGTCGTGGAGGACCGGCCGCCGTTCTTCCGGCGCGCGGCGGCCCGCATCGCGCACGAGGTCGGCCTGCGCTGA